A window of Pirellula sp. SH-Sr6A contains these coding sequences:
- a CDS encoding c-type cytochrome — protein MENVRLSPHLPEGPAFRLSVRSTLLVAAFLTSIVPVILLTNVPFLMGQESIAKGDDSTAAEDPFVVQDGFEVSIVAGDPLVHDCFAMTLDPEGHPVVSGPGYIKTLFDDNGDGIFDRSVIWSSIPKQGAQGLWAEKRQLYYVGDGGLWLSEDTNGDYIGDRAPRKILNLPTGGEHDAHAIRRGPDGYWYLIVGNFAQGIGGLLNDSASPIQKPRSGTLWRISPDFSTRSVWAHGMRNGYDFDFLPDGQIVTFDSDDERESVLPWYRPTRVMVLGPGSDAGWCGQTWKDGDKQILMPQVLGAMGRSSPTGVAVYEHSAFPTRYRGAVFVLDWTFGRVLAIYPNDNLPEDARAPGRLPAEIFMQTTGTVGFAPTDICVAPDGSLLICVGGRGTAGTLYRVRFQGEATAEETEQSLALALEKSGIERETASHVAAALQAPNPWETWSEAVWTGTCKRSEFDCLLRIVTGELKLDRGANPGIATTLPLRAAQLLTRMGVGVPTRALNNGFGQPHHDRSGLWWLAGRGKSLSDPKEQSRVASWIGSESQTTDLSSWETHLGPNAERLKWEAIGLRRISVPVKNSEFVDSDADWARVLRRTWLWSASRIAPSPTRGPGNVDQLFAKKLYSNSGTLDTPLLDALANRVPSEEPNWNRRQRMEVLAMLQWALGERRTSLTGQQDPPNPDVLDGYRSVSLNQLPANVRSAWVQWVVFIGSKAHLDGEDELESEAIRTLAMLEPTDLKTLRWLLSLPGDESHPTSDIHLLCCVARCTAARSAIDSERTAAILAGVVRKVREYGLNTDNQWPKRLQQLISSLLARDSTLGSSYVRLVDSYIPEDLSILIGFPLDVQSKARSRMTELLWKSDPETWAPALLKHCLPSGEIEKEWDEPIRKAAKVSKLKAIALDAIARNPRSTDYELLLSTLNEEDRNLWEPAWKGLQKLSTLEPSREWPILAKVAFAAGQSKIGIPFAEIAIRCKRVGESCEIRDLPKQMAWELWQPILSRYVAGEGPKVGHDESASSWRNKVSEAKSFEGDAERGQSLYETRCLNCHGGQSALGPSLAGVTKRFSSEDLFVAIFEPSRDISDRYRALKVLTVDGDVLTGMSIYKATDGTTLMTPKGETVRINQKDIEEQSFSKESLMPSGLLDFATPQDLADLLRYLQTL, from the coding sequence ATGGAGAATGTCAGACTATCGCCTCATTTGCCGGAAGGCCCCGCCTTTCGGCTTTCCGTTCGATCGACTCTCTTGGTCGCTGCTTTCCTAACGTCTATCGTACCGGTCATCTTACTGACGAACGTCCCGTTTTTGATGGGGCAGGAGAGCATTGCCAAAGGCGACGATTCCACAGCGGCAGAAGACCCTTTTGTCGTGCAAGATGGGTTTGAGGTCTCCATCGTTGCCGGGGACCCGCTCGTCCACGATTGCTTTGCCATGACATTGGATCCAGAGGGGCATCCTGTTGTGTCGGGCCCTGGCTATATCAAAACTCTCTTCGACGATAACGGCGATGGTATCTTCGATCGGTCGGTGATTTGGAGTTCGATACCCAAGCAGGGAGCACAAGGACTTTGGGCAGAAAAGAGGCAGCTCTACTACGTCGGGGATGGCGGATTGTGGTTGAGTGAAGACACCAACGGAGATTACATCGGCGATCGAGCTCCTCGCAAGATTCTGAATTTGCCAACCGGGGGGGAACATGATGCGCACGCGATTCGGCGAGGCCCCGATGGATATTGGTATTTGATCGTCGGCAATTTTGCTCAAGGCATCGGAGGATTGTTAAACGATAGCGCGTCGCCGATCCAAAAGCCACGGAGTGGAACTCTTTGGCGAATCAGTCCTGACTTCTCAACACGGTCCGTTTGGGCGCACGGAATGCGCAACGGCTACGACTTTGATTTCCTGCCTGACGGGCAAATTGTCACCTTCGATAGCGACGATGAGCGCGAATCGGTTTTACCCTGGTATCGCCCGACCCGTGTCATGGTGCTTGGGCCAGGCAGTGACGCTGGTTGGTGCGGACAGACTTGGAAGGATGGCGATAAGCAAATCCTGATGCCGCAAGTTCTTGGAGCCATGGGCAGATCTTCCCCCACCGGAGTAGCGGTCTACGAACACTCGGCATTCCCCACTCGCTATCGGGGCGCCGTCTTTGTTTTAGACTGGACGTTTGGACGAGTCTTGGCCATTTACCCCAACGATAACCTGCCCGAGGATGCGAGAGCGCCCGGTCGATTGCCAGCGGAGATCTTCATGCAGACGACCGGGACGGTCGGTTTTGCGCCAACCGACATCTGTGTGGCTCCTGACGGTAGCCTTTTGATTTGCGTTGGTGGTCGCGGGACAGCAGGTACGTTGTATCGCGTTCGCTTCCAAGGCGAGGCAACCGCCGAAGAGACGGAGCAATCCCTCGCGCTGGCCCTTGAGAAGTCCGGAATTGAAAGGGAAACGGCGTCGCATGTCGCAGCTGCATTGCAGGCTCCCAATCCCTGGGAAACTTGGTCCGAGGCAGTTTGGACGGGGACATGCAAACGTTCGGAGTTCGACTGCCTGCTTCGCATTGTTACCGGGGAATTAAAGCTGGATAGGGGCGCGAACCCTGGCATTGCAACGACTCTTCCTCTACGCGCCGCGCAACTGTTAACGCGAATGGGAGTCGGAGTTCCAACGCGAGCCTTGAACAATGGATTTGGCCAACCCCATCACGATCGTTCAGGTCTTTGGTGGTTGGCTGGGCGCGGCAAATCGCTCTCCGATCCCAAGGAGCAATCTCGCGTCGCCTCGTGGATCGGGAGCGAATCTCAAACCACAGACCTTTCCTCCTGGGAAACGCATTTGGGGCCGAATGCAGAACGATTGAAGTGGGAAGCGATCGGCCTAAGGAGGATTTCAGTTCCGGTCAAGAACTCAGAGTTCGTCGACTCCGATGCGGATTGGGCACGCGTCCTGAGACGTACTTGGCTGTGGTCGGCTTCCAGAATCGCCCCTTCGCCGACGCGAGGGCCCGGCAACGTCGATCAACTCTTCGCAAAAAAGCTGTATTCGAACAGTGGCACGCTGGACACACCCTTGTTGGATGCATTGGCCAATCGAGTCCCCTCGGAAGAGCCCAATTGGAATCGCCGGCAAAGGATGGAGGTCCTTGCGATGCTCCAGTGGGCCCTCGGTGAACGACGCACATCGCTAACAGGTCAGCAGGATCCACCGAACCCCGATGTGCTGGACGGCTACCGATCGGTCAGCTTAAATCAGTTGCCTGCGAACGTCCGGTCCGCTTGGGTGCAGTGGGTTGTTTTTATTGGATCGAAAGCGCATCTCGACGGAGAGGACGAGCTTGAGAGCGAGGCGATTCGAACGCTGGCCATGTTGGAGCCGACGGACTTGAAGACATTGCGTTGGTTGCTTTCCCTCCCTGGAGATGAAAGTCACCCCACCTCGGATATTCATTTGCTTTGTTGCGTCGCGCGATGCACCGCGGCCCGCAGTGCAATCGATTCGGAACGAACGGCTGCGATCCTCGCCGGTGTGGTTCGAAAGGTACGGGAGTATGGCCTCAATACAGATAATCAATGGCCGAAACGGTTGCAGCAGTTGATCTCCTCGCTGCTCGCTCGCGATTCGACCCTTGGGAGTTCCTATGTCCGATTGGTGGATTCTTACATCCCAGAGGATCTGTCGATCTTGATAGGGTTTCCGTTGGATGTCCAATCCAAAGCCAGAAGTCGCATGACGGAATTGTTGTGGAAGTCGGACCCTGAGACTTGGGCTCCGGCATTGCTCAAACATTGTTTGCCCAGTGGTGAAATCGAAAAGGAGTGGGACGAACCGATTCGCAAAGCGGCGAAGGTGTCGAAGCTCAAAGCGATCGCCTTGGACGCGATCGCACGCAACCCACGGAGCACCGACTATGAACTGCTACTATCGACGTTGAACGAAGAGGATCGAAACCTCTGGGAACCAGCATGGAAGGGGCTTCAGAAGCTCTCCACTTTGGAGCCGAGTCGAGAATGGCCGATTCTTGCCAAGGTCGCTTTCGCGGCCGGGCAATCCAAAATCGGGATACCTTTTGCAGAAATCGCGATCCGTTGCAAGCGGGTCGGCGAGTCGTGCGAGATCCGGGACCTTCCCAAACAAATGGCGTGGGAACTCTGGCAGCCTATCTTGTCACGCTACGTAGCCGGTGAAGGTCCGAAGGTAGGGCATGATGAGTCTGCAAGCAGTTGGCGAAACAAAGTGAGCGAAGCCAAGTCGTTCGAGGGAGATGCCGAGCGAGGACAGTCCCTCTATGAAACACGATGTCTGAATTGCCATGGCGGTCAATCGGCGTTGGGTCCCAGTCTTGCGGGAGTGACGAAACGTTTCTCCTCGGAAGACCTCTTCGTTGCGATTTTTGAACCAAGTCGCGATATTTCCGACCGGTATCGTGCCCTCAAAGTACTCACGGTCGATGGCGACGTTCTGACGGGAATGTCGATCTACAAGGCCACCGATGGAACAACCTTGATGACACCAAAAGGCGAGACGGTTCGAATCAATCAGAAAGATATTGAAGAACAATCCTTTTCCAAGGAATCTCTGATGCCTTCCGGATTGCTCGACTTCGCAACTCCCCAGGACCTCGCGGATCTCCTCCGCTATCTCCAAACCCTGTAA
- a CDS encoding cytochrome c oxidase subunit 3, giving the protein MTSLRPMLPADKRAMQGVWLLLLALGVFFFSSILLYVIYVALRVEPAPGESTISLKLPMSFIPSSIFLIGVSGFLELAYRAARRDKEGMVKSSVILALFCGMLFMLLQSEGMYSLILLSEKVSVEVSDNARRGAYTFTFVLVLLHALHVLVGILGLVRTAFSACRDKYDHERTLGLKFCALYWHFLDLVWIVLLIAFAIAASYLNSK; this is encoded by the coding sequence ATGACGAGTTTGCGACCGATGCTGCCAGCGGACAAGCGTGCGATGCAAGGTGTTTGGTTGCTACTGCTCGCGCTCGGGGTCTTTTTTTTCTCCAGCATCCTGCTCTACGTCATTTACGTGGCCCTTCGTGTTGAGCCCGCGCCAGGGGAGTCCACGATCTCTCTCAAACTGCCGATGAGTTTCATCCCATCTAGCATTTTCCTCATCGGTGTATCGGGCTTTCTCGAGTTAGCGTACCGCGCCGCGCGTCGCGACAAGGAAGGGATGGTCAAATCGTCGGTGATCCTCGCCCTCTTTTGCGGAATGCTCTTCATGCTGCTGCAATCCGAAGGGATGTACAGTTTGATTCTTCTTTCCGAAAAGGTGAGTGTCGAAGTCTCCGACAATGCTCGGAGAGGTGCTTACACGTTTACCTTTGTTCTGGTTCTTCTCCACGCATTGCACGTACTTGTTGGCATTCTTGGATTGGTGCGCACCGCCTTCTCGGCTTGCCGAGACAAATACGATCATGAGCGTACTTTGGGCCTAAAGTTTTGCGCTCTCTACTGGCACTTCCTCGATTTGGTTTGGATCGTCTTGCTCATCGCCTTTGCGATCGCCGCGTCGTATCTCAATTCAAAGTAA
- a CDS encoding RNA polymerase sigma factor: MPSTPDTRESLILRLPTASDAQAWREFVTIYEPLLFRFARRRGLQEADAREIAQNVFLAVANAVPRWTPDPSRGPFRAWLFRIARNQLIHYVTKHHRLRATGQTAEWDILQRVPHLSQGEEEIVQDYRREMFRLAAAQMRDSFHETTWKAFWGTAVLGRAADEIAKELGLTPGAVYIAKCRVTAKLKSLIGQWEACDAL, encoded by the coding sequence ATGCCTTCGACACCTGACACGCGAGAAAGCTTGATTCTGCGACTTCCAACCGCCTCCGACGCACAGGCGTGGAGGGAGTTCGTTACGATTTACGAGCCCCTCCTCTTTCGCTTCGCTCGCCGGCGCGGATTGCAGGAAGCGGACGCACGTGAAATCGCTCAAAACGTTTTTTTGGCGGTGGCCAATGCCGTTCCGCGATGGACCCCCGATCCTAGCCGAGGCCCCTTTCGGGCTTGGCTCTTTCGCATCGCACGCAATCAGTTGATTCACTACGTCACCAAGCATCATCGACTTCGCGCGACGGGGCAAACTGCCGAGTGGGATATCCTCCAACGGGTGCCGCATCTATCGCAGGGGGAAGAAGAGATTGTCCAAGACTACCGTCGTGAAATGTTCCGGCTCGCCGCCGCGCAGATGCGTGATTCGTTTCACGAAACCACCTGGAAGGCGTTTTGGGGAACAGCGGTCTTGGGTCGCGCAGCGGACGAGATAGCCAAGGAGCTAGGGCTTACACCGGGCGCTGTGTATATCGCCAAATGTCGGGTAACGGCCAAACTGAAGTCGCTCATCGGCCAATGGGAGGCATGCGATGCCCTTTAA
- a CDS encoding serine/threonine-protein kinase, protein MPFNRTKPCTSAAWKSLLSDSLDETAIDEATRHVEGCEDCRSQLQKASDQPSDWWDEARQSWLEEELPSSAPHESTWISIEVGSELPHDTNIEAERVSLAFLSPPSHPELLGRIGRYNVERVIGTGGMGVVLKAFDTELNRPVAIKVLSDHLANNASARRRFAREAQAAAAVIHPNVIPIYNVETDDRLPYLVMQCVHGSSLQSKVDRQGPLSVEEVLRISKQTAAGLSAAHEQGLVHRDVKPANILMEENVDRVLLSDFGLARAVDDASMTRTGVVAGTPHYMSPEQARGESIQCASDQFSLGCVLYFMLTGRPPFRAETAMGILNRICHDPHRPVHEVRCDVPREVSELVSRLLEKEPRNRFATAKHVELEIDRLLVLLQSGQLTLGIPKPRWWQLSRPTLSTALLIAGVVVIGAWKPWEWIGEETETGSPPMVVSEPEMSDITVRELLRLRSEWEATLSEERSIDAQVQQLSSSLHRLELEWDASETIPMSQEDGLFMELEQEIWNQRLETEAWK, encoded by the coding sequence ATGCCCTTTAATCGAACCAAACCCTGCACCTCCGCCGCGTGGAAAAGTCTCCTTTCCGATTCGCTGGACGAAACGGCCATCGACGAGGCAACTCGGCATGTCGAGGGCTGTGAGGACTGCCGGTCGCAACTGCAGAAGGCCTCGGATCAGCCATCGGATTGGTGGGATGAGGCGCGACAATCCTGGTTGGAAGAGGAGCTTCCGAGTTCGGCCCCCCACGAATCGACTTGGATTTCAATCGAAGTGGGGAGCGAACTACCTCACGACACCAACATCGAGGCGGAACGCGTCTCCCTCGCCTTCCTTTCCCCTCCTTCCCATCCGGAGTTGTTGGGACGCATCGGGCGATACAACGTCGAACGGGTAATCGGCACGGGGGGGATGGGGGTGGTTCTGAAGGCGTTTGATACAGAGCTCAATCGGCCTGTAGCGATTAAAGTCCTTTCCGATCACTTGGCCAACAACGCATCGGCTCGGAGACGCTTCGCAAGGGAAGCGCAAGCTGCGGCGGCAGTCATCCATCCCAATGTCATTCCGATCTACAACGTCGAGACCGACGATCGCTTGCCTTATCTCGTGATGCAATGTGTTCACGGTTCCTCCCTTCAAAGCAAAGTGGACCGGCAAGGCCCTTTGTCCGTGGAAGAAGTCCTCCGTATATCCAAACAAACGGCAGCGGGTCTTTCGGCCGCTCATGAACAAGGCTTGGTGCATCGAGATGTTAAGCCCGCCAATATTCTCATGGAGGAGAATGTTGATCGCGTCCTCCTGAGCGACTTTGGATTGGCGCGAGCCGTGGACGACGCCTCCATGACACGGACGGGTGTCGTGGCGGGTACACCGCATTACATGTCGCCAGAACAAGCACGGGGAGAGTCGATCCAGTGTGCCAGCGACCAATTTTCACTGGGATGCGTCCTCTACTTCATGTTGACCGGCCGCCCCCCTTTTCGTGCCGAAACCGCAATGGGGATTTTGAACCGAATTTGTCATGATCCCCATAGACCCGTGCATGAAGTCCGATGCGATGTTCCTCGCGAAGTCAGCGAACTGGTTAGCCGATTGCTTGAAAAGGAACCTCGGAATCGATTCGCAACGGCCAAACATGTGGAGCTGGAAATCGATCGGTTGCTCGTCTTACTTCAATCGGGCCAACTCACTTTGGGGATTCCCAAACCGCGTTGGTGGCAACTCTCTCGGCCAACACTGTCGACAGCATTGTTGATCGCAGGCGTAGTCGTGATCGGGGCTTGGAAACCATGGGAATGGATCGGGGAGGAAACAGAAACCGGTTCGCCCCCGATGGTAGTCAGCGAACCCGAGATGTCGGATATCACCGTTCGCGAGTTATTGCGATTGCGATCGGAATGGGAAGCCACTTTGTCCGAAGAACGGTCCATCGACGCCCAGGTGCAACAATTGTCTTCATCACTCCATCGTCTCGAGTTGGAGTGGGATGCATCGGAGACCATTCCGATGTCGCAAGAGGATGGATTGTTCATGGAATTGGAGCAAGAAATCTGGAATCAACGTTTGGAAACCGAGGCTTGGAAATAA
- a CDS encoding DinB family protein gives MNAIETLKETYKFSSMVLQAYVGDFTDEELMQCPGPGCNSVAWQLGHLISSGCGLLQMVAPESAPKLPEGFEAKHAKGNAGSSNRADFLSTQEYMKLFADVQEATFRVLDQLSESDLDKPSPERMRGRFPTMGSVCILISTHAMMHAGQFVPIRRALNKPVVI, from the coding sequence ATGAACGCAATCGAGACGTTGAAAGAAACCTACAAGTTCAGTTCGATGGTCCTACAGGCCTATGTGGGCGACTTCACGGATGAAGAGTTGATGCAATGCCCAGGCCCTGGCTGCAATAGTGTGGCTTGGCAACTGGGCCATTTGATTTCGTCCGGCTGCGGATTGCTACAAATGGTTGCACCGGAGAGCGCTCCGAAATTGCCTGAAGGCTTCGAAGCGAAGCATGCAAAAGGGAATGCAGGGAGCAGCAACCGAGCAGACTTCCTCTCTACCCAAGAATACATGAAGCTCTTTGCGGACGTACAAGAAGCAACGTTTCGCGTCTTGGATCAACTCTCCGAAAGCGATCTGGACAAACCGAGTCCAGAGCGTATGCGCGGCAGGTTCCCTACGATGGGTTCCGTTTGCATCTTGATCTCGACCCACGCGATGATGCACGCAGGCCAATTTGTGCCGATCCGCCGCGCGTTGAATAAACCTGTCGTCATCTAG
- a CDS encoding esterase/lipase family protein — protein MRSNPFNPLTETLQLAARSGPQITARTSSLLRHYALLDLYEKDPSGCLIQLQELATDERGAEKVYAIAEVAYIIGTKAERSGNEGQALDMYSVSVSNAYLYLFCPDLDVSRNPYDPQFRGACDLYNSSLEATLRLVSRQGNLKPGNSYRIKTSAKDYDVQVVARGSWRDADFAQLKFCSDYQVSGFDAANVSFGVGVPMIAVRRPHDGNDPTEKYYPEGLSFPVTALLRVTSPTLHTSRDSQHRHPCVLELHDPLDSTDIQLNSRLVPLQSDLSTPLAYFLDNEKFREQTNSTVGLFDPNKTEKLRGIYMLEPFDPNRVPVVMVHGLWSSPLTWMPMFNDLRSFQELRRNYQFWFYQYPTGQPFWISATQMRSDLHELRQSLDPTHQYPVLDNVVLVGHSMGGLVSRMQTIESGEEFWRVLSDKPFTTLQGDETELRRLAAALYFHPNPSIKRVVTIGTPHRGSDYANDATRWLGRKLIKLPTSVTEMGNSLIRQNPGVFQNTELITTTTSIDSLSPQSPIFPAMLRAPRAPWVRYHNIIGLVPQSSWLQTSDEPSDGVVGVQSAMMDDVISEILVESKHQDIHSKPRAILEVRRILVEHLRELTQYPQMTAILDLPPHWKQRPEASEQHVPWNINQPTSQVVPASAFEPLPFPEKSKKKLLPIPLIK, from the coding sequence ATGCGTTCGAATCCGTTCAATCCACTGACCGAAACACTGCAACTGGCAGCCCGCTCTGGCCCCCAGATTACGGCGCGGACATCATCTCTGCTCCGGCACTATGCACTCCTCGACCTGTACGAAAAAGATCCAAGCGGCTGTTTGATCCAATTGCAGGAACTCGCAACCGATGAACGGGGAGCTGAGAAGGTCTATGCGATTGCGGAAGTCGCCTACATTATCGGGACCAAAGCCGAGCGGAGCGGGAACGAAGGGCAAGCCCTCGACATGTACAGCGTCTCGGTGAGCAACGCGTACCTCTATCTCTTTTGCCCCGATCTGGATGTCTCCCGAAACCCTTATGATCCTCAGTTTCGCGGGGCTTGCGATCTCTACAACAGCTCCTTGGAAGCCACACTGCGATTGGTCAGCCGGCAAGGGAATTTGAAGCCTGGCAACAGCTACCGCATCAAGACATCGGCCAAGGATTACGACGTGCAAGTCGTCGCACGAGGCTCCTGGCGCGATGCCGATTTCGCGCAGTTGAAGTTCTGCAGCGACTATCAAGTCAGCGGATTCGACGCCGCCAATGTGAGCTTCGGCGTCGGCGTTCCCATGATCGCGGTTCGCCGTCCGCATGACGGAAACGATCCGACCGAGAAGTATTACCCCGAAGGCCTTTCCTTTCCCGTCACCGCCCTGCTCCGCGTTACTTCACCGACTCTCCACACGTCTCGAGACAGCCAGCACCGCCATCCGTGCGTCCTCGAACTGCACGATCCATTGGATTCCACCGACATCCAACTGAACTCTCGTTTGGTCCCCCTGCAGTCCGATCTGAGCACCCCATTGGCCTACTTCCTGGATAACGAAAAATTTCGCGAACAAACCAATAGCACTGTAGGACTTTTCGATCCGAACAAAACGGAAAAGCTTCGGGGCATCTATATGCTCGAACCCTTTGACCCCAATCGCGTTCCGGTTGTGATGGTTCACGGGCTTTGGTCAAGCCCTTTGACGTGGATGCCCATGTTCAACGATCTGCGATCCTTTCAAGAACTTCGGCGCAACTATCAGTTCTGGTTTTATCAATATCCAACCGGCCAGCCCTTTTGGATCAGCGCGACGCAGATGCGAAGCGACCTTCATGAACTTCGCCAATCCTTGGACCCAACTCACCAGTACCCAGTTCTAGACAACGTCGTTCTAGTAGGACACAGCATGGGCGGTTTGGTCTCGCGAATGCAAACCATCGAAAGTGGCGAAGAATTTTGGCGAGTCCTGAGCGATAAACCTTTCACGACGCTTCAAGGTGACGAGACGGAATTGCGACGCCTGGCTGCCGCGCTCTACTTCCATCCCAATCCTTCGATCAAACGGGTGGTCACGATCGGGACCCCGCACCGAGGCAGCGACTACGCAAACGATGCTACCCGGTGGCTGGGCCGCAAGCTGATCAAGCTTCCCACGAGTGTGACCGAGATGGGGAACTCCCTCATCCGCCAGAATCCTGGAGTCTTTCAAAATACAGAACTGATTACGACCACAACCAGTATCGACTCCCTCAGCCCGCAATCACCGATCTTTCCAGCCATGCTCCGCGCCCCACGCGCGCCCTGGGTTCGCTACCACAACATCATCGGTCTGGTACCTCAATCGAGTTGGCTCCAAACATCAGACGAGCCTAGCGATGGTGTCGTCGGGGTGCAAAGCGCCATGATGGACGATGTGATCAGCGAAATCTTGGTGGAGTCGAAGCACCAAGACATTCACTCGAAACCCAGAGCGATCCTCGAAGTTCGCCGCATCCTGGTCGAACACCTCAGGGAACTGACGCAGTACCCGCAAATGACCGCGATCCTCGATCTTCCTCCCCATTGGAAGCAACGCCCGGAAGCATCCGAGCAGCACGTTCCATGGAATATCAACCAGCCGACCTCACAAGTCGTGCCGGCATCCGCTTTCGAGCCGCTCCCTTTTCCTGAGAAATCGAAGAAGAAGCTCCTGCCGATTCCGTTGATCAAGTAA
- a CDS encoding MraY family glycosyltransferase, whose translation MTNDWKLLICLVAGTVIPAAIISWWVVGWVRKRALNLGLMDLPNDRKVHTVPIPRGGGIGIALGVTLTFAIGAVAVWGLHRDWLGIQQLLPESVVVHLPGLVSRLGAFGVLLGGGIALAVLGLFDDLRGLPWQLRLAVEFLVAGVVVYWQNLQLTAYIQIPWLTSLMSVFWIVLLINSFNMLDNMDALSSGVAAIICVMLTAMLLLPGGELPKQPQLFVSAMLLTLLGALLGFLRYNWPPASIFMGDSGSYFVGYWIAITTLLSTYVDARGSTPHAVLAPLCFLAIPIYDTLSVVLIRLREGRSPFQADKRHFSHRLVSLGLSKKQAVWAIYLATITCSLGALLLPRTDLVGASLVLLIVICMLFLVSQIEGILRRGPGDS comes from the coding sequence ATGACCAATGACTGGAAGCTCTTGATTTGTCTGGTGGCGGGAACGGTCATTCCGGCGGCGATCATCTCGTGGTGGGTAGTCGGCTGGGTTCGCAAGCGTGCGTTGAATTTGGGTTTGATGGATTTACCGAACGATCGCAAGGTGCATACGGTTCCGATCCCTCGTGGTGGTGGAATCGGAATCGCGTTAGGGGTTACTCTCACCTTTGCGATCGGGGCTGTCGCGGTTTGGGGACTGCATAGGGACTGGTTAGGGATTCAGCAGTTGTTGCCGGAATCGGTCGTTGTTCATCTCCCTGGTTTGGTGAGCCGACTTGGGGCGTTTGGAGTGTTGCTGGGAGGAGGGATCGCGTTGGCCGTTCTGGGGCTGTTCGACGATCTCCGCGGATTGCCTTGGCAACTCCGATTGGCGGTCGAGTTCCTGGTGGCAGGGGTCGTCGTGTACTGGCAGAATCTTCAGCTTACCGCCTATATTCAGATTCCATGGCTTACGTCCTTGATGAGCGTCTTTTGGATCGTTTTGTTGATCAACTCGTTCAACATGCTCGACAACATGGACGCGCTCAGCTCGGGTGTTGCGGCGATCATTTGCGTCATGCTTACCGCCATGTTGTTATTGCCGGGTGGGGAATTGCCCAAACAGCCTCAATTGTTCGTTTCCGCTATGCTCTTGACGCTCTTAGGTGCATTGCTTGGTTTTTTGCGATACAACTGGCCTCCCGCTTCCATCTTTATGGGGGACTCCGGCAGTTACTTTGTCGGATACTGGATCGCGATTACGACTCTGCTATCAACCTATGTAGACGCAAGAGGGTCGACTCCTCATGCTGTGTTAGCGCCTCTTTGCTTTTTGGCGATACCTATCTATGACACGCTCAGTGTGGTTTTGATTCGATTGCGCGAAGGGCGCAGTCCTTTTCAAGCCGATAAACGGCATTTTTCGCATCGTCTGGTGAGCTTGGGCTTGAGTAAGAAGCAAGCGGTCTGGGCAATTTACTTGGCTACGATCACTTGCTCATTAGGGGCATTGCTCTTGCCAAGAACCGATCTGGTGGGCGCGTCGTTGGTTTTATTGATTGTGATTTGCATGTTGTTTTTGGTGAGCCAAATTGAAGGGATCTTGCGAAGAGGACCAGGTGATTCGTGA